One window of Triticum dicoccoides isolate Atlit2015 ecotype Zavitan chromosome 5A, WEW_v2.0, whole genome shotgun sequence genomic DNA carries:
- the LOC119301685 gene encoding AUGMIN subunit 8-like, with amino-acid sequence MDVHKSTVQKAALVEETRRPPLVPSEKHNASSLSRVRDVASRYKTGQGATATRRCTSPSLGRTSTTNGTPVPNRAQSADRRRPSTPSTPSSKVSTPSTPTSRSITPVRDTVKEVNKSSRCIANERSPHGLWPAMRNLSPSYQLESAAAPGNKKDKVVSSPSLDHIKGQASVLTERKRSPLRRKKITEQCENSRPSEDLPKKATEQNRWPAMTSGRGPANLMPNTELSDKSSKPVPLSNTSRGLSPRKISASEDAGKRLNQSLDDVARRLAIHAKRRDEQLDSGSDVSSQTTERSKYVSRPSRTTTLPVPVLHRSSSPNKVLSAASSASRAFQSPSRTRPSTPCRSQSAGSIQSGGIAPVVSYMVDPRKGKKNASQIENIHQLRLLHNRYLQLRLVNARSEDVLSFQKATAENTIYNVWRNTSDLRDAVNLRRIMVQRHRQELKLYGILQEQIACLEQWPALEDENNLSFSRATEALKASTLRLPVTSGARVDAVSLKNAVSSAVDVMQGLGSSVYSMLSKVEDRTYLISELSVVAAQEKVMLDECRELLAMAAELEVQESSLRTHLMQVKDLPR; translated from the exons ATGGATGTTCATAAGAGCACTGTGCAGAAAGCTGCTCTTGTTGAAGAAACTCGAAGACCGCCGCTTGTTCCATCTGAGAAGCATAATGCTTCTTCTTTAAGCCGAGTGAGAGATGTTGCATCCAGGTACAAGACTGGTCAGGGTGCTACTGCGACAAGGCGATGTACATCTCCTAGTCTTGGCCGGACCTCAACAACTAATGGTACACCAGTGCCCAATAGGGCGCAATCTGCAGACAGAAGAAGACCCTCAACACCTTCAACCCCTTCTTCTAAGGTGTCAACACCCTCCACCCCAACATCAAGGTCCATAACACCAGTCCGTGATACTGTCAAAGAGGTAAATAAGAGTTCTAGGTGTATAGCAAATGAAAGGTCCCCACATGGCTTGTGGCCAGCAATGCGGAACCTGTCTCCCTCCTACCAGTTGGAGTCTGCGGCTGCCCCTGGTAATAAAAAAGATAAGGTGGTCTCTAGCCCATCTTTAGATCATATCAAGGGACAGGCGAGTGTTCTAACTGAGAGGAAGAGGAGTCCTCTGAGAAGGAAAAAAATTACTGAACAATGTGAGAATTCTCGACCTTCAGAAGATCTACCTAAGAAGGCAACTGAGCAAAACCGTTGGCCAGCCATGACAAGTGGGCGTGGGCCTGCCAATCTTATGCCGAATACTGAACTTTCTGACAAATCTAGCAAACCAGTCCCTTTGTCAAATACTTCTAGAGGGCTTTCACCAAGGAAGATTTCTGCTTCTGAAGACGCAGGTAAAAGGTTGAATCAATCACTGGATGACGTGGCAAGGAGACTAGCTATTCATGCAAAAAGAAGAGATGAACAGTTAGATTCTGGCAGTGATGTTTCTTCACAGACAACGGAAAGATCTAAATATGTGAGCCGTCCAAGCAGGACAACCACTTTGCCTGTTCCTGTTCTTCATCGCTCATCGTCACCAAACAAGGTCTTGTCAGCTGCATCCTCTGCTTCTAGGGCTTTTCAGAGTCCATCGAGGACAAGACCTTCAACACCTTGCCGGTCACAAAGTGCTGGAAGTATTCAATCAGGTGGTATAGCTCCTGTTGTTAGCTACATGGTTGATCCAAGAAAGGGAAAGAAAAATGCCAGCCAAATTGAAAATATCCATCAACTGCGTTTGCTGCATAATAGATACTTGCAATTGCGTCTTGTAAATGCTCGTTCGGAAGATGTTCTATCTTTCCAAAAGGCCACTGCTGAG AATACCATATATAATGTTTGGAGGAATACTTCAGACTTGAGGGATGCTGTTAATTTGCGAAGAATCATGGTGCAGCGCCATCGACAAGAGTTGAAGCTGTATGGCATTCTGCAAGAGCAG ATTGCTTGCCTTGAACAATGGCCAGCACTTGAAGACGAGAATAACCTTTCCTTTTCTCGGGCAACTGAGGCTCTAAAAGCAAGTACACTGCGCCTTCCAGTCACTTCAGGAGCAAGG GTGGATGCAGTTAGTCTTAAGAATGCTGTAAGCTCAGCTGTTGATGTCATGCAAGGTTTGGGATCGTCAGTTTATTCTATGCTTTCTAAG GTTGAAGACAGGACATATTTGATCTCGGAGCTTTCAGTCGTAGCAGCACAAGAAAAGGTCATGCTTGATGAATGCAGAGAACTCTTAGCTATGGCCGCAGAACTGGAG GTACAGGAGTCTAGCCTGCGGACACATCTTATGCAAGTAAAGGACTTGCCCAGATGA